The following are from one region of the Microbacterium sp. cx-55 genome:
- the dut gene encoding dUTP diphosphatase, whose product MAESVNVLIIASVVPAYAHPGDAGADLVATEAVTLEPGARALIGTGVRIALPDGYVAFVVPRSGLAAKHGITVLNAPGTVDAGYRGEIKVTLLNTDRDTAYDVAVGDRIAQLIIMTVPPVHFVPVEELPDSIRGSGGFGSTGYDTQRSPR is encoded by the coding sequence GTGGCCGAAAGCGTGAACGTACTCATTATCGCGTCGGTCGTCCCCGCGTACGCGCACCCCGGTGACGCCGGCGCCGATCTGGTCGCCACGGAGGCGGTCACGCTCGAGCCGGGCGCGCGTGCTCTGATCGGAACCGGCGTGCGGATCGCCCTCCCCGACGGCTACGTCGCTTTCGTCGTTCCGCGCAGTGGACTCGCCGCGAAACACGGCATCACGGTGCTGAACGCCCCCGGAACGGTGGATGCGGGCTACCGTGGCGAGATCAAGGTGACGCTGCTGAACACCGACCGCGATACGGCCTACGACGTGGCCGTCGGCGACCGGATCGCGCAGCTCATCATCATGACCGTTCCGCCGGTGCACTTCGTTCCCGTCGAAGAGTTGCCGGACAGCATCCGAGGTTCCGGCGGTTTCGGTTCCACGGGTTACGACACTCAGAGGAGTCCTCGATGA
- a CDS encoding DUF3093 domain-containing protein, with amino-acid sequence MQIMHVNTRSPAPVYREKLSPSLWTLVAAALGAPMIALALSPVDLTLALVGGVAVSAAIIALLIWLSPSVSVADGELRAGRAHIDVALLGDAEALAGEEARTARGREFDPRSWTLVRGGIDGAVRIAVLDANDPAPFWIISSRTPDRLAAALRRAQSYAAHSMQM; translated from the coding sequence ATGCAGATCATGCACGTCAACACCCGCTCCCCCGCCCCCGTCTACCGCGAAAAGCTCAGCCCCTCGCTCTGGACGCTCGTCGCCGCCGCGCTCGGCGCGCCGATGATCGCGCTCGCGCTCAGCCCGGTCGATCTGACCCTGGCGTTGGTCGGCGGAGTCGCCGTCTCTGCCGCGATCATCGCGCTGCTGATCTGGCTCTCGCCATCCGTCTCCGTCGCGGACGGTGAGCTGCGCGCGGGACGCGCGCACATCGACGTCGCGTTGCTGGGGGATGCGGAAGCGCTCGCGGGCGAAGAGGCCCGCACCGCGCGCGGTCGCGAGTTCGACCCGCGGTCGTGGACGCTCGTTCGCGGCGGCATCGATGGAGCGGTGCGCATCGCCGTGCTCGACGCAAACGATCCGGCGCCCTTCTGGATCATCTCCAGCCGGACTCCGGATCGTCTCGCAGCAGCGCTGCGTCGCGCGCAGTCTTACGCTGCGCACTCCATGCAGATGTAA
- a CDS encoding DUF4193 domain-containing protein, with translation MATDYDAPRKTEDDSESIEALKERVPDKMSGSVDVEDADNPSGFELPGADLSDLDLDVVVLPAQEDEFTCVNCFLVKHRSQVDHEESGGYICMECAA, from the coding sequence ATGGCTACGGATTACGACGCCCCCCGCAAGACCGAGGACGACAGCGAGTCCATCGAAGCGCTCAAGGAGCGCGTGCCGGACAAGATGTCCGGTTCGGTCGATGTCGAGGATGCTGACAACCCGTCCGGCTTCGAACTTCCCGGCGCAGATCTCTCCGACCTCGACCTCGACGTCGTGGTTCTGCCCGCCCAGGAAGACGAATTCACCTGTGTCAACTGCTTCCTCGTGAAGCACCGATCCCAGGTGGACCACGAAGAGTCCGGCGGTTACATCTGCATGGAGTGCGCAGCGTAA
- the sepH gene encoding septation protein SepH: MEQLRVIGTEDGVLVVSSESGQRYSLVVDDVLRAELRRARKEREEPARGPRPSPREIQAQIRAGLSAREVAEVLGTTLEDVVRFEPPVLAEREFIVGQALSVPVLLGADFGDDAPTTFGDAVRAKLAEAGATAERWSSWKEASGWIVKLLFVAGEVERDARWGFDPRRSSLSPLNTDATQLSRQGSLPEGLIPRLRALDTSGIKDESRFDSGAFGPRHDAEQSHASPPPSSAAVQDAAIKRAPDAPVTSAETADLLEALRRRRGQRTSAPVGETEGSRSPAPVALFDALEPGYDSSPAAEPTPTQAEPSGSDAQRRKGRTSMPSWDEIVFGARTDEN; the protein is encoded by the coding sequence ATGGAACAGCTCAGAGTGATCGGCACCGAGGACGGCGTACTCGTCGTCTCATCCGAATCCGGCCAGCGGTATTCCCTCGTCGTGGACGACGTGCTGCGCGCGGAGCTCCGCCGCGCACGCAAGGAGCGCGAAGAACCCGCGCGCGGCCCCCGGCCGAGCCCGCGTGAGATCCAGGCGCAGATCCGCGCGGGGCTTTCCGCACGCGAGGTCGCCGAGGTGCTCGGCACGACGCTCGAAGACGTCGTGCGGTTCGAGCCTCCCGTTCTCGCCGAGCGCGAGTTCATCGTCGGCCAGGCCCTCTCGGTCCCGGTGCTGCTCGGAGCGGATTTCGGTGACGACGCACCCACGACCTTCGGCGATGCCGTCCGCGCCAAGCTCGCGGAGGCCGGCGCGACCGCCGAGCGCTGGTCGAGCTGGAAAGAAGCATCCGGTTGGATCGTGAAGCTGCTCTTCGTCGCCGGCGAGGTCGAGCGCGATGCGCGCTGGGGTTTCGATCCGCGCCGCAGCTCGCTGTCTCCGCTGAACACGGACGCCACCCAGCTCTCCCGACAGGGCTCGCTTCCGGAGGGACTCATCCCGAGGCTTCGTGCTCTCGACACATCGGGGATCAAGGACGAGTCGCGGTTCGACAGCGGCGCCTTCGGCCCCCGGCACGACGCCGAGCAGAGCCACGCCTCGCCGCCGCCGTCGAGTGCGGCGGTACAGGATGCCGCCATCAAGCGCGCGCCGGACGCGCCCGTCACGTCGGCGGAGACCGCCGACCTCCTCGAGGCGCTTCGTCGCCGGCGCGGCCAGCGCACGTCGGCACCCGTCGGAGAGACGGAAGGCTCCCGTTCGCCGGCTCCGGTCGCCTTGTTCGACGCCCTCGAGCCGGGCTACGACTCGTCCCCCGCCGCAGAACCGACCCCGACGCAGGCCGAACCGTCCGGAAGCGACGCCCAACGTCGCAAGGGTCGTACGTCGATGCCGTCGTGGGATGAGATCGTCTTCGGAGCTCGTACAGACGAGAACTGA
- a CDS encoding alkaline phosphatase family protein: protein MPLSLPADPSHARSLTAVLTDVLAAIDGVSPTLPPVRSAVVMVVDGLGSHALAAHAGYARFLASRSTKKSVATTVFPSTTAAALTSLLTGTDVGAHGIVGYRARVPATDRVWNQLTDWGPGQLDAATWQRSPSLLDAPNRFVVSKPEYAHTGFTTATTRGARFIGERDLDARIDAAAHLARTHPGAAIYLYVPELDSAGHRYGMGSDAWRSVLEAVDAAARRLHGAVGPDVGVLLTADHGMVDVPSHRHVIVGHGDARLDGVRALGGEPRMLHIYAEDGAAASVREAWRGEDGRSWVMTRDEAIVAGLFGATVADDVRLRIGDVLVAARAEIAYYDGRLADTSGQRMVGQHGSLTADERIVPLLRLGAFGI, encoded by the coding sequence ATGCCCCTCAGCCTACCGGCGGACCCGTCCCACGCCCGGAGCCTCACCGCGGTTTTGACGGACGTCCTTGCCGCCATCGACGGAGTGTCACCGACTCTGCCGCCCGTCCGGAGCGCCGTGGTCATGGTCGTCGATGGCCTCGGATCGCACGCGCTGGCCGCCCACGCCGGATATGCCCGCTTCCTCGCGTCTCGCAGCACGAAGAAGAGCGTGGCGACGACGGTGTTCCCGAGTACGACCGCGGCCGCACTGACGAGCCTCCTGACCGGCACCGACGTCGGCGCGCACGGGATCGTGGGATACCGGGCCCGTGTGCCGGCGACGGACCGGGTGTGGAATCAGCTGACCGACTGGGGGCCGGGCCAGCTCGATGCCGCAACCTGGCAGCGGTCCCCGTCGTTGCTGGACGCGCCGAACCGGTTCGTCGTCTCGAAGCCCGAGTACGCGCACACCGGGTTCACGACCGCCACCACGCGCGGAGCGCGCTTCATCGGCGAGCGGGATCTCGACGCGCGGATCGATGCGGCGGCGCACCTCGCGCGCACTCACCCCGGAGCGGCGATCTATCTCTACGTGCCCGAACTGGACTCCGCCGGCCACCGCTACGGGATGGGCTCGGATGCGTGGCGGTCGGTGCTCGAGGCGGTCGATGCGGCTGCGCGGCGGCTGCACGGCGCGGTCGGTCCCGACGTGGGCGTTCTCCTCACCGCCGACCACGGCATGGTCGATGTCCCGTCCCACCGGCACGTCATCGTCGGGCACGGCGACGCGCGGCTCGACGGCGTCCGCGCACTCGGCGGAGAACCCCGGATGCTGCACATCTACGCCGAAGACGGTGCCGCCGCATCCGTCCGCGAGGCGTGGCGTGGCGAGGATGGCCGCTCGTGGGTCATGACGCGTGACGAAGCGATCGTTGCCGGACTGTTCGGGGCGACGGTCGCCGACGACGTGCGCCTGCGTATCGGCGACGTCCTGGTGGCCGCGCGAGCGGAGATCGCGTACTACGACGGCAGACTCGCTGACACCTCCGGACAGCGGATGGTGGGCCAGCACGGCTCGCTCACCGCGGACGAGCGGATCGTGCCGCTCCTGCGTCTCGGCGCCTTCGGGATCTGA
- a CDS encoding DNA gyrase/topoisomerase IV subunit A: MPSSGSPSIPADHGRIEDIDVAAEMQGSFLEYAYSVIYSRALPDARDGLKPVQRRILYQMADMGLRPDRGHVKSARVVGEVMGKLHPHGDAPIYDALVRLAQPFSLRVPLVDGHGNFGSLDDGPAAPRYTEARLAPAALALTENLDEDVVDFIPNYDGQFQQPEVLPAAYPNLLVNGAAGIAVGMATNMAPHNLVEVVAAAVHLLRHPDATLEQLMEFVPGPDLPSGGIIVGLDGIKDAYTNGRGSFRTRAKVSIEQLGPRKSGLIVTELPYLVGPERVIEKIKDAVNAKKLTGISDVTDLTDRRNGLRLVIGIKTGFDPQAVLDQLYRLTPLEDSFGINNVALVDGQPQTLGLRELLRVYLDHRLRVVTRRSEYRLARKVERLHLVEGLLIAILDIDEVIQVIRTSDDSEEARARLMDVFDLTHIQAEYILELRLRRLTKFSRVELEAEQDALKADIAALRELLGDDALLRAQVARELETASDTYGTPRRTLLLNGGPVTARASARAATAADLQLADLPCRVFLSATGRMVRAELVADVPGGGIVAPTRRSKHDAVRSWVDATVRGDVGAVTSAGRLIRFSPVDLPSVPANSVALAAGTRADTYLGLTGSEHVVAVVPLTAEPVIALGTAQGVVKRVAASELPPGKHDVEIIALKPGDRVVGAAPAPDGAELVFVASDAQLLRFDSTSVRPQGRAAGGMAGIRLGDGARVVAFDVVTADPAEVVVVTLAGSAQALPGTDAGSAKVSAFAEFPPKGRATGGVRAQRFLRGEDELTLAWVGAGPRAVGADGSVRALPDAGAKRDASGQPLDAVIAAVGSAVA; the protein is encoded by the coding sequence ATGCCTTCTTCCGGATCCCCGTCCATCCCCGCAGATCACGGACGCATCGAAGACATCGACGTCGCCGCCGAGATGCAGGGTTCGTTCCTCGAGTACGCCTATTCCGTCATCTACTCCCGCGCCCTCCCCGATGCGCGAGACGGTCTGAAGCCGGTGCAGCGCCGCATCCTGTATCAGATGGCCGACATGGGCCTGCGTCCCGACCGCGGACACGTGAAGAGCGCGCGCGTTGTCGGCGAGGTGATGGGAAAGCTGCATCCGCACGGCGACGCGCCCATCTACGACGCCCTCGTGCGCCTGGCCCAGCCGTTCTCGCTTCGCGTGCCGCTCGTCGACGGGCACGGCAACTTCGGATCCCTCGACGACGGTCCGGCTGCTCCGCGATACACCGAGGCCCGGCTCGCTCCGGCAGCGCTCGCGCTCACCGAGAACCTCGACGAGGACGTCGTCGACTTCATCCCCAACTACGACGGGCAGTTCCAGCAGCCCGAGGTGCTCCCCGCCGCGTACCCGAACCTCCTGGTCAACGGCGCCGCCGGAATCGCCGTCGGCATGGCGACGAACATGGCGCCGCACAACCTCGTCGAGGTCGTCGCGGCCGCCGTGCACCTGTTGCGCCACCCCGACGCCACTCTCGAGCAGCTGATGGAGTTCGTGCCCGGACCTGACCTGCCCTCGGGGGGCATCATCGTCGGTCTCGACGGCATCAAGGATGCGTATACGAACGGCCGTGGCTCGTTCCGGACGCGCGCCAAGGTCAGCATCGAGCAGCTCGGGCCACGCAAGTCCGGTCTCATCGTGACCGAGCTGCCGTACCTCGTCGGTCCCGAACGCGTGATCGAGAAGATCAAGGATGCGGTCAACGCGAAGAAGCTCACGGGCATCTCCGACGTCACCGACCTGACCGATCGGCGGAACGGCCTGCGCCTCGTGATCGGCATCAAAACCGGCTTCGATCCGCAGGCCGTGCTCGACCAGCTCTACCGGTTGACGCCGCTCGAGGACTCCTTCGGCATCAACAACGTCGCGCTGGTCGACGGTCAGCCGCAGACTCTCGGTCTCCGCGAGCTTCTGCGCGTGTACCTCGACCACCGCCTGCGCGTCGTGACGCGGCGCAGCGAGTATCGCCTCGCCCGAAAGGTCGAGCGTCTGCACCTGGTCGAAGGTCTGCTCATCGCGATCCTCGATATCGACGAAGTCATCCAGGTGATCCGGACGTCCGACGACTCGGAAGAGGCCCGCGCACGGCTGATGGATGTCTTCGACCTGACGCACATCCAGGCCGAGTACATCCTCGAGCTGAGACTGCGGCGGCTCACGAAGTTCTCGCGCGTGGAGCTCGAGGCCGAGCAGGACGCGTTGAAGGCCGATATCGCCGCCCTCCGCGAGCTGCTGGGCGATGACGCGCTCCTGCGTGCGCAGGTAGCGCGCGAGCTGGAGACCGCATCCGATACGTACGGCACTCCGCGGCGCACACTGCTGCTCAACGGCGGACCGGTCACCGCCCGAGCATCGGCACGCGCCGCAACCGCGGCCGATCTGCAGCTCGCCGACCTTCCGTGCCGCGTCTTCCTGTCGGCGACGGGTCGGATGGTGCGCGCGGAACTCGTGGCGGATGTGCCCGGCGGCGGCATCGTGGCGCCGACGCGGCGGTCGAAGCACGATGCCGTGCGTTCTTGGGTGGACGCCACGGTTCGCGGGGACGTCGGTGCGGTGACATCGGCCGGGCGCCTCATCCGCTTCTCCCCCGTCGATCTGCCCTCCGTGCCGGCGAACTCCGTCGCGCTGGCGGCGGGTACCCGCGCAGACACCTACCTGGGGCTCACCGGATCCGAGCACGTCGTCGCCGTCGTACCGCTCACGGCGGAACCCGTGATCGCCCTCGGCACCGCGCAGGGAGTCGTCAAGCGGGTCGCGGCGAGCGAGCTGCCCCCCGGCAAACACGATGTCGAGATCATCGCCCTGAAGCCCGGCGATCGGGTCGTGGGGGCGGCACCGGCACCGGATGGTGCCGAGCTGGTGTTTGTCGCATCCGATGCGCAGTTGTTGCGTTTCGATTCCACGAGTGTGCGTCCGCAGGGACGCGCGGCGGGCGGCATGGCAGGGATCCGACTCGGCGATGGTGCGCGAGTGGTCGCCTTCGACGTCGTGACCGCGGACCCGGCGGAGGTCGTCGTCGTGACTCTGGCGGGCTCGGCGCAGGCGCTGCCGGGAACGGACGCGGGATCCGCGAAGGTCTCGGCCTTCGCCGAATTCCCCCCGAAGGGACGCGCGACCGGTGGCGTGCGTGCGCAGCGGTTCCTCCGTGGGGAAGACGAGCTGACGCTCGCGTGGGTCGGTGCCGGGCCGCGCGCGGTCGGCGCCGACGGTTCGGTCCGTGCGCTTCCGGATGCGGGCGCGAAGCGGGACGCCTCGGGTCAACCCCTCGACGCCGTGATCGCGGCCGTCGGCTCCGCCGTCGCCTGA
- a CDS encoding DNA gyrase/topoisomerase IV subunit B, whose product MTAEYSAHHLQVLEGLEAVRKRPGMYIGSTDSRGLMHCLWEIIDNSVDEALGGHGSRIDIVLHADGSVEVRDRARGIPVDVEPRTGLSGVEVVFTKLHAGGKFGGGSYAASGGLHGVGASVVNALSERLDVEVDRGGKTWAMSFRHGEPGLFADEMGARADAPFRPFRDKSELRVVGKTAKSVTGTRIRYWADSQIFTKDAAFHLDELEQRARQTAFLVPGLEIVIRDERAAEHKELVYRYDGGISEFAEFLAPDAAVTDTWRLTGTGTFTETVPVLQATGAMVATEVQRECEVDVALRWGTGYDTTMRSFVNIIATPKGGTHQQGFEQGLMKVLRTQIEQNARRLKVGNDKIEKDDILAGLTAVLNVRLPEPQFEGQTKEILGTPAVRQIVNSVITKELTARFASPKRDDKAQTSQLLEKVVSEMKARISARTHKETQRRKNALESSSLPVKLVDCRSTDIADTELFIVEGDSALGTAKHARNSEYQALLPIRGKILNVQKSSVSDMLSNTECAAIIQSIGAGSGRSFELDAARYGKVILMSDADVDGAHIRTLLLTLFFRYMRPLIEAGHVYAAVPPLHRVVVMNPGTKPNETIYTYSEQELHTLLARLTKSGKRWQEPVQRYKGLGEMDADQLAVTTMDRAGRMLRRVRVTDAEAASSVFELLMGNEVAPRRDFIVTSSDRLGRERIDA is encoded by the coding sequence GTGACAGCCGAGTACTCCGCCCATCATCTGCAGGTCCTCGAAGGACTGGAGGCGGTACGCAAGCGCCCGGGCATGTACATCGGCTCCACGGACTCGCGGGGGCTGATGCACTGCCTATGGGAGATCATCGACAACTCCGTCGATGAGGCACTCGGCGGGCACGGTTCGCGCATCGATATCGTCCTGCACGCCGATGGCAGCGTGGAGGTCCGCGACCGGGCCCGCGGCATCCCCGTCGACGTCGAGCCCCGTACGGGCCTGAGCGGCGTGGAGGTCGTGTTCACGAAGCTTCACGCGGGAGGAAAGTTCGGCGGCGGTTCGTACGCCGCATCCGGCGGTCTGCACGGTGTCGGCGCCTCGGTCGTGAACGCGCTGTCCGAGCGGCTCGACGTCGAGGTCGACCGCGGCGGCAAGACGTGGGCGATGTCGTTCCGGCACGGCGAGCCGGGGCTCTTCGCCGACGAAATGGGCGCCCGTGCGGACGCCCCGTTCCGCCCCTTCCGCGACAAGAGCGAGCTGCGGGTCGTCGGCAAGACCGCGAAGAGCGTGACCGGTACCCGCATCCGGTACTGGGCCGACTCCCAGATCTTCACGAAGGACGCGGCGTTCCACCTCGACGAACTCGAGCAGCGCGCGCGTCAGACCGCGTTCCTGGTTCCGGGGCTCGAGATCGTGATCCGCGACGAGCGCGCGGCCGAGCACAAAGAACTCGTCTACCGCTACGACGGCGGCATCTCCGAGTTCGCCGAGTTCCTCGCACCGGATGCGGCCGTCACCGACACCTGGCGGCTCACCGGCACGGGCACCTTCACGGAGACGGTGCCCGTGCTCCAAGCGACCGGCGCCATGGTGGCGACCGAGGTGCAGCGAGAGTGCGAGGTGGATGTCGCGCTCCGCTGGGGCACCGGGTACGACACCACGATGCGATCCTTCGTGAACATCATTGCGACGCCGAAGGGCGGCACCCACCAGCAGGGCTTCGAGCAGGGCCTGATGAAGGTGCTGCGCACCCAGATCGAGCAGAACGCGCGCCGCCTGAAGGTGGGCAACGACAAGATCGAGAAGGACGACATCCTCGCCGGGCTGACCGCGGTGCTCAACGTGCGGTTGCCGGAGCCGCAGTTCGAGGGGCAGACGAAGGAGATCCTCGGCACGCCCGCGGTTCGCCAGATCGTGAACTCCGTCATCACGAAGGAGCTCACGGCGCGGTTCGCGTCGCCGAAGCGAGACGACAAGGCGCAGACGTCGCAGTTGCTCGAGAAGGTCGTGTCCGAGATGAAGGCGCGCATCTCCGCGCGCACGCACAAAGAGACGCAGCGGCGCAAGAACGCGCTGGAGTCCTCCTCCCTTCCGGTAAAGCTCGTCGACTGCCGTTCGACCGACATCGCCGACACGGAGCTCTTCATCGTCGAGGGTGACTCAGCGCTCGGCACGGCCAAGCACGCACGCAACAGCGAGTACCAAGCGCTACTGCCCATTCGAGGCAAGATCCTGAATGTGCAGAAGTCTTCCGTGAGCGACATGCTCTCCAACACGGAGTGCGCCGCGATCATCCAGTCGATCGGTGCCGGGTCGGGTCGGTCGTTCGAACTCGACGCTGCGCGCTACGGAAAAGTCATTCTGATGAGCGACGCGGATGTCGACGGCGCCCACATCCGTACCCTTCTGTTGACGCTGTTCTTCCGGTACATGCGCCCGCTGATCGAGGCGGGTCACGTCTATGCGGCCGTTCCGCCGCTGCACCGGGTCGTCGTGATGAACCCGGGCACCAAGCCCAACGAGACGATCTACACGTACAGCGAGCAAGAGCTCCACACCCTGCTCGCGCGCCTCACGAAGTCGGGCAAGCGCTGGCAGGAGCCGGTGCAGCGATACAAGGGTCTCGGCGAGATGGATGCCGATCAGCTCGCGGTGACGACGATGGATCGCGCCGGACGCATGCTGCGACGCGTGCGGGTGACGGATGCGGAAGCCGCGTCATCCGTGTTCGAGCTATTGATGGGCAACGAGGTCGCGCCGCGCCGCGACTTCATCGTGACCTCGAGTGACCGTCTCGGGCGCGAACGCATCGACGCCTGA
- a CDS encoding DUF7455 domain-containing protein, whose amino-acid sequence MNTMSSPTEETAVLEYRLTAADRCDSCGAQAYIAAEVNGSELLFCAHHGRKYEEKLRSVATSWHDETARLVDAN is encoded by the coding sequence ATGAACACCATGTCGTCACCCACCGAAGAGACCGCTGTCCTCGAGTACCGCCTCACCGCAGCTGACCGCTGCGATTCGTGCGGCGCCCAGGCCTACATCGCCGCCGAGGTCAACGGCAGCGAACTGCTCTTCTGCGCGCACCACGGGCGCAAGTACGAAGAGAAGCTCCGCAGCGTTGCCACCTCGTGGCACGACGAGACCGCGCGTCTCGTCGACGCCAACTGA